In Bacteroidota bacterium, the genomic stretch TTTCAACATTCCTGATTTTTTTACCACTTTATTATCTGTTTCGAAACTCTCTTGGAAATCATAGCTTGTGGTTGGCACTAATGGTATTTATGTTTGCTCGTGGGCTTATGTTAACGGCTTGGTCAAAAAAAGCGATAAATATTAAAAATTAATCAAATTGTAAATTTTTTTCCTCATTGTCGGGTTGTTCAAAAAATACAATTTTACCTTGAAAATTGCGTATTTCCACCCATTTGTTTACACCAAATTCAATAGCTACAACAGCAGAAGTACCAAGGTCTTCATAGAAATCCTTAGCAAAATTGGAAGCTAAACTTTCAAGGGTTGGATTATGACCAACTATCATTACAGTATTTTTATCACTTGCATTTTCTTGAAGATAATCAAGCAATTTTTTTGATTTGTAAAAACCAAAAAGAAATCCTTCTTCAACAATTTTATTTTTAGGAAAATTTAAAACCTGTGAAAATATTTCGGCAGTTTGCATAGCACGAAAAGCAGTACTTGAAAAAATAGCTTCAGGAATTATTTGTTTGTCCTTTAAAAGAAGAGCAATTTCTTCTGATTCTTTAATTCCGTTTTTAAGGAGTTTTCGTTTATAATCTGGAATGTTTAAGTTTTCAAACTCACTATTACCGTGTCTTACAACTATAATTTTTTTCATGTTATTGTTCTGTACTTCTTGAGGTAAATTTACAAAAATAATTNNNNNNNNNNNNNNNNNNNNNNNNNNNNNNNNNNNNNNNNNNNNNNNNNNNNNNNNNNNNNNNNNNNNNNNNNNNNNNNNNNNNNNNNNNNNNNNNNNNNACAAAAATAATTTAGAAAAATTAAAGAAAATTCAATTGGCAAAGTTCAATAACCTATATGATGGTTCTATAAATTTTCCCTATAAAACGCATCCACTTTCTCAATCATTTTCTGTTTTGAATTTTCATCTAAAAAACTTGCTTGAAATGAATTTTTACATAATTGATAAATTTCCTCTTTTGATAAATTTAATGCCTTTGTTATTGAGTGATAATTTTCGTTTATGTCTCCTCCAAAATAAGCAGGATCATCCGAATTAATAGTTACAACAACTCCTTTATCCAACAATTTTTTTAATGGATGTTCTTCTAAATCTTTAACGACTTTTAATTTTAAATTCGACAAGGGACAAAGTGTTAATGGTATTTTTGTTTTAACCAATTCATTTATCAAAGTTGCATCATCTAAGGAATTATTGCCATGGTCAACTCTTGAAACTTTTAGCAAACGCAAAGCTTCCCAAACATATTCTGAAGGACCTTCTTCTCCTGCATGAGCAACTGTCAAAAACCCAAATTGTCTTGCTTTGTCAAAAACATTTTGAAATTTTGAGGGTGGATTTCCAATTTCTGAAGAATCTAAACCAACGGCAGTAATCCAATTTTTATACTTCTTAGCTTCATGCAGTGTATTTATTGCCGATTCCTCATCAAGATGTCTCAGAAAAGACATTATCAATTTTGAACTTATTCCCAACTTACTTTTTGCATCTTCAACTGCTTTATAAATTCCTGTAATTACTGTGCTAAATTTTATTTTCCTGCTTGTATGCGTTTGCGGGTCAAAGAAAATTTCTGTATGACTTATATTTTGTTCTTTTGCTTTTAAAAAATAAGCCCAAGTAAGGTCGTAAAAATCCTGTTCTTCAATTAATACATCAGCTCCTTCATAATAGATTTTCAAAAAATCTTCCAGATTTTCAAAGTTATATGCCTCACTAATTTCTTTTACTGATTTATATTTAATTTTTATATTATTTCTTTCTGCAATTTTAAACATTAGTTCTGCGTCTAATGTTCCTTCAATGTGTAAGTGAAGTTCTGCCTTTGGTATATTTTTGATAAAGTGATTAATCGAATTAGTGTGCATTGTTATAATTAATGTATATATATTTTTTGTTTTATTGAGAATTAAAAAAAATAATCATCGATTGTTATTATCCATAATTACTAATTTTTCTTAAAGTTTTTTCGTCTAAAATTGAAATACTTTTACCATTTAATTCAATTAGTTTATCGTCAATAAATTTCCTAAGAATTCTTGTAGAACCTTCTCTTGACATCCCTGCAATATCAGCAAGCTCTTGTCTCGAAACATTTAAATTAAAATCTTTGTTTCTAAAAACTCTATCGGAGAGGCACAGTAAAACATCCGCTAAACGCCCGTAAGACTGTTTATTTTGAAAACTATAAAATCTAAAATTAACTTGATT encodes the following:
- a CDS encoding histidine phosphatase family protein, with the translated sequence IIFVNLPQEVQNNNMKKIIVVRHGNSEFENLNIPDYKRKLLKNGIKESEEIALLLKDKQIIPEAIFSSTAFRAMQTAEIFSQVLNFPKNKIVEEGFLFGFYKSKKLLDYLQENASDKNTVMIVGHNPTLESLASNFAKDFYEDLGTSAVVAIEFGVNKWVEIRNFQGKIVFFEQPDNEEKNLQFD
- a CDS encoding adenosine deaminase, yielding MHTNSINHFIKNIPKAELHLHIEGTLDAELMFKIAERNNIKIKYKSVKEISEAYNFENLEDFLKIYYEGADVLIEEQDFYDLTWAYFLKAKEQNISHTEIFFDPQTHTSRKIKFSTVITGIYKAVEDAKSKLGISSKLIMSFLRHLDEESAINTLHEAKKYKNWITAVGLDSSEIGNPPSKFQNVFDKARQFGFLTVAHAGEEGPSEYVWEALRLLKVSRVDHGNNSLDDATLINELVKTKIPLTLCPLSNLKLKVVKDLEEHPLKKLLDKGVVVTINSDDPAYFGGDINENYHSITKALNLSKEEIYQLCKNSFQASFLDENSKQKMIEKVDAFYRENL